CCATGCAGCACCTTGCTGGCGTAGTACACGGGCCTTTGGACCCTGTCGTCTTCTCTAACTAAGGCCGCACTAACGGCAGCCGGGGAGACGGCCAGATAGAGGAATAGTTCTTCTCTTGGTTGCGAGGGACTTAGTAACGGTGGCGAAGAGAGGTAGACCTTCAAGtcttcgaacgcttgttgacaTTCGGCCGTCCATTCAAAGGACTTTTTCAGTTTGTGGAAGAATGGTAGATACCTATCCGTTGCCCTCGACACGAATCTATTAAGCGCGGCGACCCTGCCAttaaggctttgtacttcctttataTTTTTAGGAGGCGCCATCCCCGTAATGGCCTGAATCTTGTCTGGGTTAGCCTCGAtgcctctttgggataccatgtaccctaagaactttcccgcTGTCACTCCGAAGGCACATTTGCCTAGGTTGAGTTTCATGTTGCAGGAGTGAAGAGTATCGAAGGTTTCTTTGAGATCCTCCAAATGATCTTCTTCCCTTCGACTTTTAACTAGCATGTCATCGACATATACTTGGATGTTTCTTCCAATCTGTCGTgtaaacatcttgttcatgagcctctgtAGGTTGCGCCAGCGTTTTTCAGGCCaaagggcatgaccttgtaacaaaaaaggccttggcttgttacgaacgaagtcttcCCCTGATCAACTTCGTCCATTCGGATTTGGTTATATCCGGAAAAtccatccatgaagctcagcagcTGATGTTGGGCCGTAGTGTCCACCAGGAtgtcgacccgcgggagggggtagctatccttgtgcatgctttgtttaggttcttgaagtcgacacacatcctccattttccgttgttctttttgaccattatGACGTTTGCCAACCCAAGGTAGTAAacttccctgataaatcccgCCTCTTGTAGcttgcggacttcttctgctaCTGCCTGATCTCTCCCTTGGGTgaagattcttttctttttgtcggACGGGCGGGAAAGATGGCGACACGTTCAACTTGTGTACCATGACTGACGGGTCaattcctggcatgtcttcgtggctccaagCAAACACGTCCTGATTTTCTTTTAAGAAGGTCGCGAGTTCTTGACGCACCGTCAGGTCTTCCAGGGTGCCGATTTTGGTCGTCCGCTCCGGTTGGGATTCATCAAGAAGTATGTCTTCGAGCCTCTCAATGGGCTCTGTCGCCACCCGACGTTCCTCTATGTTCATGGCCTAAATGTGGTCGTCCATCTCTATCATGGCTACGTAACATTCGTGTGCGGCTACTTGATCTCCTCTCAATTATCCTTCCCCACAATCaatagggaattttatcatcaaatggtaggttGAGGTTAGAgctttccatgagttgagggttggaCGTCCTATAATGGCACTGTAGGCTGACGAGCAATCAACTACAAGGAATGCTACATTCTTGGTGATCCGCTGTGGGTAATCTCCAATGGTTACTGCCAAAGTGACGACGCCAAGTAGAAATACCCTCGCTCCTCCAAAGCCGAGGAGTGGGGCGTTAGTCGGAACTAGTCATTCCCTTTTAATCCCCATTTGTTGGAAagcggggtagtagaggatgtctgCTGAACTGCCGTTGTCGACGAGGACTCGGTGTATGTTATAGTCTCCTGCCTGTATGGTGATGACCAGCGCGTCATCATGGGGATGGTGAAGACGCCGTGCATCTTCTTCTGAGAATCCAATGGGGGGATTGTCAATCCGCGACATTTTGGGCGTGGAACTTGTCATCTGGATGTTCTGAACCATTCTGAGgtatgtctttcgggctttcttTGATGACCCGGCGGTCAtggtgccccctacaatcatccttatatcTCCTATGGGTTGCTTGGGGCGATCGTTGTCTCGTCGAGGAGCTTGATTCTGTGGCGGGTCTACCCTCTCCTTGTTGACGAACCTCTGCAGCCTTCCTCGTCTaataagagcttctatttgctgcttcaagtcGTAGCAGTCAACAGTGTCATGGCCATGATCttgatgaaaacggcagtatttGTCCCTTGACCTCTTGTTGGGATCCTTTTTCAGCTTACCGGGAAAAGTCAAGGCTCcttcatctttaatctgcatcagTACCTGATCGATAGGAGCGGTTAGGGGAGTGAAGCTTGTGAATTTTCCCGCAAGTGGTCTAAGGCGCCGATCATCCCGTTGTTCTTCAGCTCTAACCTTCTTTTGCCCCCTATCCGAGTGTACGTCTTCCTGTCTCCCCTTTTTTCTAGGCTTTTCCTCTCTAGCCAGTAACGCATCTTCcgcgttcatgtacttggttGCCCTGTAAAATacttcggacatagtctttgggttgTTCTTATacagagaaaacaggaacttaccTTTCCgcagcccgtttgtgaatgccGCTACATGTATCTTGTCATCCACCTCGTCTAttgagagggcttccttgttaaagtgagctatgtatgatcttaaagTCTCGTTTTCTCGTTGTCTAATGTTCATCAGACATGCGGTAGACTTCTTATACCGATGACTctcgataaagtgtgatacgaattGCGCACCTAATTCTTtgaaagtgccgatggaattaggcgtcagcttGCTGTACCAGTCCCTCGCAGGACCTTTcaatgtggtgggaaaagccctacacatgatctcatctggtacaccctgaagatgcattagggtcttgaaggattccaagtgatccaatagGTCCTTGGATCCGTGGTAATTCTCCACTTGAGGCATGCGAAATTTTGGGGGAAGGGGACATGAACTTATGAGCGCTGTGAAAGGTGAATCAGTTTTCTAGACTAGGTCATCCAAGTCGCTGGGGATTCGacctctgagggcgttcatcatcacatccatccaTTCCCTTATCTTCTGCATCTCAATTGCTACATGAGGTGCTAGGGTGTCCGAGATGGATGGCCGGTTAGTGTCCTGCCGTTTTGGTCTACTCAGAGCGTTGCTACCTTCTGGCCCTTCCGGACTTCTCCCATTCGCGCTTgcaccttcctggtcttcctctggtggCTAGGGTGCGTATTCCTTTGTCGTAGTTGCTCTTCCAGATCATATTCTGTTTGGTCAAGCGCTCAACCGCCActgcaagcgtttggacttgcctttcCAAGGCGGTAgtgtgcggttcgtcgccttgattgttagTTGTTGCCATTGAttgagtgagtaccatgcaacttttgtCTCAGGGGTAGAGCAAAGGCTGATTACTCTTGAGTCTTCCCACAGATGGTGCCaattgatgatgaagaaaaatcCACCAGTTGTCACATGGTCCTCACTTTACTCGAAACAACACCTGTACAACAACAAACAAGACCAACAAagggcaccggtgtggtgccggccaaaaaccctccgaaggtcaagttagaacttcttttcttctttacaaccctaaagtgctagagctgaagtgaattatgcgtaccgtggtttatgagggttttggggtatatatagtagtgtggagccgaaataaacgccttggtgaggaagtactttccttctaggagagtaatttgTGGATTTTACGTATCACCTAGAgcccttttccttataggaatcttttCGACTAAGGCCAAACTTGTaacgcaagaactttccttatatgcGTGTACGTGGAGGGCAAGATAGGTTATGGATAAAGGTTGGCTTATCCCCTTCAGCTTTTCCTTCCTGAGGTCGTCAGCTTACGTATGTCTCCTGAAAGGTCGTCAGCTTAGAACCTTCAGCTTTGACTCTGTCAGCTTTCTTCCTTCAACCTTGATCTCATTAGTTTTCTCCCTTCAACCCAACGCCGTCAGACATG
This genomic stretch from Castanea sativa cultivar Marrone di Chiusa Pesio chromosome 1, ASM4071231v1 harbors:
- the LOC142627360 gene encoding uncharacterized protein LOC142627360; protein product: MCRAFPTTLKGPARDWYSKLTPNSIGTFKELGAQFVSHFIESHRYKKSTACLMNIRQRENETLRSYIAHFNKEALSIDEVDDKIHVAAFTNGLRKGKFLFSLYKNNPKTMSEVFYRATKYMNAEDALLAREEKPRKKGRQEDVHSDRGQKKVRAEEQRDDRRLRPLAGKFTSFTPLTAPIDQVLMQIKDEGALTFPGKLKKDPNKRSRDKYCRFHQDHGHDTVDCYDLKQQIEALIRRGRLQRFVNKERVDPPQNQAPRRDNDRPKQPIGDIRMIVGGTMTAGSSKKARKTYLRMVQNIQMTSSTPKMSRIDNPPIGFSEEDARRLHHPHDDALVITIQAGDYNIHRVLVDNGSSADILYYPAFQQMGIKRE